Proteins encoded in a region of the Trypanosoma brucei gambiense DAL972 chromosome 11, complete sequence genome:
- a CDS encoding phenylalanyl-tRNA synthetase (beta subunit),putative, with protein sequence MPTLAVVRDYLFDFIGKSYTEDQFEDICFQFGVELDDVTSEREMFRREQGEAVAAKGEELSDAVIYKIDTPANRYDLLCAEGMGTAMKVFLGMTPAPRFQLLNRANPLYKVTVEKSVRNVRDYIVCAVLRNVRLDKRSYRSFIDFQDKLHLGLARRRALASVGTHDLDKINQNEFLYAARPKESIRFVPLNQQERVLDCRGNGLAEFYKDDRHISKFIPLISEFSHYPVVLDGKGENILSLPPIINSDYSCISANTRNIFIECTAPDHHKASVLVNQLVCAFSTYCEKPFTVEAVRVVYDEPTPDGTKEEVTPNLDPRLVSVEQSKVERLIGIKLNSANHMGELLERMLHHVAKVEDSTVTVEVPPTRPDVLGPTDLMEDVAVAYGYDNITHKECLTFGDVAQQPLSKLSHLIRIEMANAGYMELLTFSLCSREEGFARLNRVDDDVAVHIANPKTMEFQICRPSLMPGILKTLNANKSHPLPLRFFECADIVLLDNEKNFPPVITPKLEYPNCGARNQRHLAALHCCSESSSFEDIHGLVEFVMAKLGVVRKVGEEVVDGDSYTLERSSDGAFFPGRCMDVFLHRSGQKVCIGGFGVVHPNTLKAYDIPFPCSYMELNVQFAQ encoded by the coding sequence ATTTTATCGGGAAAAGCTACACGGAGGATCAATTCGAAGACATATGCTTTCAATTTGGTGTGGAGCTCGATGATGTGACAAGTGAGCGCGAGATGTTCCGCCGTGAGCAAGGCGAAGCCGTTGCAGCCAAGGGAGAGGAACTTTCTGATGCCGTCATCTACAAGATTGATACACCAGCCAATCGCTACGACCTTCTTTGTGCTGAGGGAATGGGTACTGCGATGAAGGTATTTCTCGGCATGACCCCTGCGCCTCGGTTCCAATTACTCAACCGTGCAAATCCACTCTACAAAGTAACGGTGGAAAAGTCCGTGCGCAATGTACGGGATTACATTGTTTGTGCCGTGTTACGAAACGTTCGTCTTGACAAGCGCAGCTACCGCAGTTTTATTGATTTTCAGGACAAACTCCACTTGGGTCTTGCCCGACGCCGTGCGCTCGCTTCTGTTGGGACGCACGACTTGGATAAGATTAATCAGAATGAGTTCCTTTACGCCGCCCGGCCGAAGGAGAGCATACGGTTCGTTCCACTCAATCAACAGGAACGGGTGCTGGATTGTCGGGGCAATGGCCTCGCAGAGTTTTATAAGGACGACCGACACATCTCTAAGTTTATTCCGCTTATCTCTGAATTCTCCCATTACCCCGTGGTGCTGGACGGCAAGGGTGAAAACATTCTCTCCCTTCCACCCATTATCAACTCGGACTACTCGTGCATCAGTGCAAACACCAGGAATATCTTTATCGAGTGCACTGCACCAGATCATCACAAGGCGAGTGTTTTAGTGAACCAACTCGTTTGCGCCTTCTCAACTTATTGCGAGAAGCCCTTTACCGTGGAGGCGGTGCGTGTTGTGTACGATGAACCCACTCCTGATGGCACGAAGGAGGAAGTGACTCCCAACTTGGATCCCCGACTAGTCTCCGTAGAGCAGTCGAAGGTTGAGAGACTCATTGGCATTAAACTTAACTCAGCCAATCATATGGGTGAACTTCTGGAGCGTATGCTGCACCATGTAGCAAAGGTGGAGGACAGCACCGTAACAGTAGAAGTCCCTCCAACGCGACCTGATGTATTGGGACCAACGGACCTTATGGAAGATGTTGCGGTGGCCTACGGTTACGATAATATTACCCACAAAGAGTGCTTGACATTTGGTGACGTGGCGCAGCAACCACTGAGTAAACTCTCGCATCTTATTCGTATCGAGATGGCTAACGCCGGTTATATGGAGCTCTTGACCTTTTCGCTTTGCTCCCGCGAGGAGGGATTTGCTCGTCTAAATCGCGTGGATGATGATGTGGCCGTACATATCGCAAACCCCAAAACTATGGAGTTCCAAATATGCCGCCCCTCACTCATGCCGGGCATCCTAAAGACACTTAATGCCAATAAATCGCACCCACTTCCCCTTCGATTCTTTGAGTGCGCTGATATAGTTCTCTTGGATAATGAAAAGAACTTTCCTCCTGTCATCACCCCAAAACTAGAGTACCCCAACTGCGGGGCGCGCAATCAACGGCATCTTGCCGCCCTACATTGCTGTAGTGAGTCTAGCAGTTTTGAAGATATACACGGACTTGTGGAATTTGTCATGGCTAAACTTGGTGTTGTGCGGAAAGTGGGGGAAGAGGTTGTGGATGGTGATTCATACACGCTGGAGAGGAGCAGTGATGGTGCCTTCTTTCCTGGTCGTTGCATGGATGTTTTTCTGCACCGCAGTGGGCAGAAGGTGTGTATTGGAGGCTTTGGTGTTGTTCACCCGAACACGCTGAAGGCGTATGACATCCCCTTTCCATGCTCATACATGGAGCTGAATGTTCAGTTTGCCCAGTAG
- a CDS encoding phosphoglycerate kinase, putative: MSLSALRSKRTVNDIWPVRYKRFFVLTDPQNIIGETTDGLATLTTISYLLEREAAVVVASSFGDLKGIPLSFSRGQREEAIEIFRTEGGMGYTNYFNSLPINLKAEVLKVANGCETPVDSVTLSPVEVNGAFAALSIRQKAAALHNVFPRVEFSQCSTYAFVRELTNRFPTVPVKFSPDPLNAPISQLKPGEILVLENLKFYQNEISPNHEERVAMAEVLASYCDYCVNESFATVCAVHASNTELPKILYHGAAGFSMEKELAFFLSFLAHPPRPIVVVVAGRQSSKKLRMIRSLVGKVDKILVAGALIMPFLAAKGLTTDKSFNNSERVERRRLNEAAEVEELSVPCVGFAQEIITLCEKNGVELVFPVDHVVTRRITKATEDSAAIVESIAVPSDVYAVDCSANTIALFTKCIRPCQCVFWTGTFGCTRMGYSEGTYAFARALAQQGKLSIVSGNSTACVVRQLGLTSQFSHISSGGSTCLDALQGHHLPGVEMLSDIPVAVDVRSCILADDLLRSLPLFSNCSSHQLKAVAQKFVRRVHACGDYLTYYGDKHACMWVVASGGLVARSGDTTLTLPSRYIGRGQTVGMYGFITQSFATDTIQAAEDETVTYQLTFSSLQDLFNEQSDLAAQLLQNVSETLRVMAIEEYREQSSIMNVLRRAALCSRFPTFLAIPKDWGFMEDVIQDIISGTVLSGITQICTGQTALSSPRTFSLGLGSSTSRGHMVHCLCRVVLRDLLYHKLIEYGIMPATCISSIILSPFRLRAMGMMWSDVTYKAMLDEALLLAVEMCSPIAAHGTFLVVQRRIEVLLRRKCATIVKFFLTALVDVGFGFVLFPLTFHRRTSEAISLPDLFRSSVFKRHQWKVVLLLVLRCVVHVLLNGVRRVHRFWVIKRKSGSGCDLTPQRFPRVTK, translated from the coding sequence ATGTCTCTTAGCGCCTTACGGTCCAAACGCACCGTAAATGATATTTGGCCTGTCCGTTACAAACGTTTTTTTGTATTGACGGACCCTCAGAATATCATAGGAGAAACCACCGACGGACTGGCAACACTCACAACCATTTCTTATCTACTGGAAAGGgaagctgctgttgtggttGCCTCATCTTTTGGCGACTTGAAGGGCATTCCTCTCAGTTTTTCAAGGGGACAGCGTGAGGAGGCGATTGAAATATTTCGAACTGAGGGTGGCATGGGATACACCAACTACTTCAACTCGCTTCCCATAAACCTCAAGGCAGAGGTTCTCAAGGTCGCAAACGGATGCGAAACACCCGTGGATTCCGTAACCCTATCTCCTGTGGAAGTAAATGGTGCATTTGCAGCGCTTTCCATACGTCAAaaggctgctgctcttcacaaTGTGTTTCCACGAGTGGAATTTTCTCAGTGCTCGACTTATGCCTTCGTGCGTGAACTCACCAATCGTTTCCCCACTGTCCCTGTGAAATTCTCTCCCGATCCGCTGAATGCCCCGATCAGTCAGCTGAAGCCGGGGGAAATACTGGTGCTTGAAAATTTAAAGTTTTACCAAAATGAAATTTCACCGAACCATGAAGAGCGTGTGGCGATGGCTGAGGTTTTGGCGTCCTACTGTGATTACTGTGTTAATGAATCCTTCGCAACAGTGTGTGCCGTCCACGCCAGTAACACCGAGTTACCCAAGATCCTCTACCATGGTGCTGCTGGTTTTTCCATGGAAAAGGAACTCGCCTTCTTCCTCAGCTTCCTCGCCCACCCTCCTCGTcccattgttgttgttgtggccgGAAGGCAGTCCTCAAAAAAACTCCGTATGATTCGCAGTTTGGTTGGAAAAGTTGATAAGATTCTTGTGGCGGGTGCGTTGATCATGCCTTTCCTAGCAGCTAAGGGCCTTACAACTGACAAGTCTTTCAACAACTCCGAACGGGTGGAACGAAGGCGGCTGAATGAAGCCGCCGAAGTGGAGGAGCTGTCGGTACCTTGTGTTGGGTTTGCTCAAGAAATTATCACATTGTGTGAGAAAAACGGCGTTGAGTTGGTTTTCCCCGTGGACCACGTCGTGACAAGGAGGATCACAAAAGCTACGGAGGACTCTGCAGCTATTGTTGAGTCAATTGCGGTCCCTTCAGATGTCTATGCTGTGGATTGCAGCGCGAACACGATCGCACTTTTTACGAAGTGTATTCGCCCTTGTCAGTGTGTCTTCTGGACTGGAACCTTTGGCTGCACGAGAATGGGCTATTCCGAGGGAACATATGCCTTCGCTAGGGCTCTGGCGCAACAAGGGAAGCTTTCTATTGTCAGCGGCAACAGTACGGCTTGTGTGGTACGGCAACTAGGGCTAACTTCCCAGTTCTCGCACATCTCAAGTGGCGGCAGCACGTGCCTGGATGCGTTACAGGGGCACCACCTTCCTGGTGTAGAGATGCTTTCTGATATTCCTGTGGCAGTGGACGTCAGAAGTTGCATACTAGCAGACGATCTTCTCCGAAGCTTACCCCTCTTCTCGAACTGCTCTTCACACCAACTTAAGGCGGTAGCGCAGAAGTTTGTGCGGCGAGTCCATGCCTGTGGTGATTACCTGACGTATTATGGGGACAAGCACGCATGCATGTGGGTTGTTGCGAGCGGTGGGCTGGTGGCCCGGAGTGGTGACACCACACTAACTCTCCCTTCGCGTTATATCGGACGGGGACAGACGGTTGGTATGTACGGTTTCATCACTCAAAGCTTTGCAACAGATACAATTCAAGCGGCCGAAGACGAAACGGTCACATACCAGCTGACATTCTCCTCCCTCCAAGATCTCTTCAACGAGCAATCGGACCTTGCAGCGCAGCTCCTCCAAAACGTGTCAGAAACATTGCGGGTCATGGCAATTGAGGAGTATCGTGAACAGAGCTCTATTATGAACGTGCTGAGGCGTGCGGCTTTGTGCTCTCGGTTTCCCACATTCCTTGCTATACCAAAGGATTGGGGTTTCATGGAAGACGTCATTCAGGATATCATTTCGGGCACCGTGCTGAGTGGAATAACTCAAATATGCACGGGGCAAACGGCACTTTCCTCGCCTCGGACGTTTTCATTGGGTCTGGGTTCATCTACTTCCAGAGGTCACATGGTCCACTGCCTTTGCCGAGTAGTATTACGCGATTTGCTGTACCACAAGCTTATCGAGTACGGCATAATGCCTGCCACCTGCATTTCCTCCATTATTCTTTCCCCGTTTCGACTGAGGGCAATGGGTATGATGTGGAGCGATGTTACGTACAAAGCCATGTTGGATGAAGCGCTGCTGTTGGCTGTTGAAATGTGCTCCCCTATTGCTGCGCACGGTACATTTCTTGTGGTGCAGCGCCGAATCGAAGTATTACTGAGGCGGAAATGCGCCACCATcgtcaagttcttcctcactGCACTGGTTGACGTCGGGTTTGGGTTCGTGTTGTTTCCGCTGACGTTTCACCGCCGTACAAGCGAAGCCATATCGCTTCCTGACCTTTTCCGTTCCAGTGTTTTTAAGCGTCACCAATGGAAAGTAGTGCTGCTTCTGGTATTACGGTGTGTGGTGCATGTGCTTTTGAATGGCGTCCGCAGAGTTCATAGGTTTTGGGTGATTAAGAGAAAATCCGGAAGTGGCTGCGACCTGACACCACAGCGGTTTCCCCGAGTAACAAAATAG